In a genomic window of Streptomyces roseoviridis:
- a CDS encoding ABC transporter ATP-binding protein, whose amino-acid sequence MTAAEARADASPDPDGPPPARLEGLVKRYRTARGRRHTALDHFSMSVPARSIVGLLGPNGSGKTTALKALLGLVRVDSGTITAFGHELPRAQHLVAHRIGALIEGPAFTASLTGERNLRLLATLHGASESTVAEALDLVGLTRDARRAYSGYSLGMKQRLGIAAALLPSPDLLVLDEPMNGLDPEAIRDLRPLLTHLRDDRGMTILVSSHILAEVELVSDHVTIVRHGRVISEGRLSRLVEGTTDHVVLRLPGPESLRDTARAVLARRGIPVAAADGASDPTELRAATGEGVPAVLRILAEHDIYPEEVHRRSASLEDAYIRAIRAADAERDGPHDAE is encoded by the coding sequence ATGACCGCGGCCGAAGCCCGGGCCGACGCCTCACCCGACCCCGACGGGCCGCCGCCGGCGCGGCTGGAAGGGCTCGTCAAGCGCTACCGCACCGCACGCGGCCGACGGCACACCGCGCTCGATCACTTCTCGATGTCGGTTCCCGCCCGTTCCATCGTCGGCCTGCTCGGTCCCAACGGCTCGGGCAAGACCACCGCGCTCAAGGCCCTCCTCGGACTCGTCCGCGTCGACTCGGGCACGATCACCGCCTTCGGCCACGAACTGCCCCGCGCCCAGCACCTCGTGGCGCATCGCATCGGCGCCCTCATCGAGGGGCCCGCCTTCACGGCCTCCCTCACGGGGGAGCGCAACCTCCGTCTCCTCGCCACCCTGCACGGCGCATCGGAGAGCACCGTCGCCGAGGCCCTCGACCTCGTCGGACTCACCCGGGACGCCCGACGCGCCTACTCCGGCTACTCACTCGGCATGAAGCAGCGCCTCGGCATCGCCGCCGCGCTGCTTCCCTCTCCCGACCTGCTGGTCCTGGACGAGCCGATGAACGGCCTCGACCCCGAGGCGATCCGCGACCTGCGCCCCCTGCTCACGCACCTGCGCGACGACCGGGGCATGACGATCCTCGTCTCCTCGCACATCCTGGCCGAGGTGGAACTCGTCAGCGACCACGTCACCATCGTCCGCCACGGACGCGTGATCAGCGAGGGCCGGTTGTCCCGGCTGGTCGAGGGAACCACCGACCACGTCGTCCTGCGACTGCCCGGGCCGGAGTCCCTGCGCGACACCGCCCGCGCCGTACTGGCCCGACGGGGGATACCGGTCGCCGCCGCCGACGGCGCCTCGGACCCGACGGAACTGCGCGCGGCCACGGGCGAGGGCGTCCCCGCCGTCCTGCGGATCCTCGCCGAGCACGACATCTACCCCGAGGAGGTCCACCGCCGGTCCGCCTCGCTCGAGGACGCCTACATCCGGGCGATCCGCGCGGCGGACGCCGAACGGGACGGTCCCCACGATGCCGAGTGA
- a CDS encoding septum formation family protein, whose protein sequence is MRRAMLIRILAASAVLSVAGCATTQGGGPDEASHPPSRQADAMKGLPAGHPTPYASLAVGMCSNDDGAVTAAESVGVVDCATPHRFEILAKVRVPGAADAPFPGRNALVAALTKACDPTLEPLVATARGARIGMQLLPFDEKSWTDGNRTGYCAVTFPEPATGRVGP, encoded by the coding sequence ATGCGCCGTGCCATGCTCATCCGCATCCTGGCGGCATCCGCCGTCCTTTCCGTCGCCGGCTGCGCCACGACCCAAGGCGGCGGGCCGGACGAAGCGTCGCACCCGCCGAGCCGGCAGGCGGACGCCATGAAGGGCCTGCCGGCGGGCCACCCGACGCCGTACGCCTCTCTCGCCGTCGGCATGTGCTCCAACGACGACGGAGCGGTCACCGCCGCCGAGTCCGTCGGGGTCGTCGACTGCGCCACCCCGCACCGCTTCGAGATCCTCGCCAAGGTGCGCGTACCCGGAGCCGCCGACGCACCGTTCCCCGGCCGCAACGCCCTCGTCGCAGCCCTCACCAAGGCGTGCGACCCGACGCTCGAACCCCTCGTGGCCACCGCGCGCGGTGCCCGGATCGGCATGCAGTTGCTGCCGTTCGACGAGAAGTCGTGGACGGACGGCAACCGCACGGGATACTGCGCCGTCACCTTCCCCGAGCCCGCCACCGGCCGGGTGGGCCCATGA